The DNA window GCCCGAGGATAATTCCGGGTCCGCCTGCTTCGACGAGCTGGTTCAGGTTGAGGCCCGCCCCCAGTGGGAACGCGAAAAACGGAATGGCGATCATGATTCCGGGCGCAAGGAACTTACGAATGTCGTCGTCCAGGTTGCCGAGGATCATGCCGATGATGATGGGCACAACCACCGCCACCAACGCGATCCAGGGGATATTGGCCAAGCCGGCTACGCCCATAAAAAGCATTTCATAAAACGGCCCGTCGTTCGTCGAAAGTATCGCAAGAGCCCCCACGTCCGAGTCGTCGCCGTAACGTGAGGCGAGTGCCGCGAAAAGGCCGCCGTTCGAGTTGGACATTGCGGAGATCAGCGCCAGCGGTGTCAGGCCGAGCCACGTGGCGTGCTGCCCCAGAAGCCTCCCGACGATAAGGGCGGGGATCACCCCAAGCAGAACCTTGCTGACGTTGAGGAGAATACCCTTCCAAAGGGCGACTCCCGCGGTTTTTATGGTGATCTGCGCTCCGCTGCAGAAAAGCATCACGGCGATCAACGCCAACGCGCCGTTCTTGAAGAGCGCCGTCGTGAAGCTGCCGATATTGAGCGACTCCGGCGCAAAAGTATTCACCAGACACCCCAGAATCAAAAACACCACCATAAGACCGCCTGGAACTTTATAAATTGTTTTGAGAATCGGAATTCTGCCCATAAAAAGCACCTTCCTTTATTTATTCGATTATTTATTCGATTATGACGGATACCCCGTCCGGTATTACCGTTACTGAAGCGTCTTTTTTACCCAGCAGCTCCTCCGCTTTCGCCACCGCGTCCTGGAGCGACGCCGCCGGAATCATGTTCAAG is part of the Synergistaceae bacterium genome and encodes:
- a CDS encoding 2-keto-3-deoxygluconate permease; translated protein: MPILKTIYKVPGGLMVVFLILGCLVNTFAPESLNIGSFTTALFKNGALALIAVMLFCSGAQITIKTAGVALWKGILLNVSKVLLGVIPALIVGRLLGQHATWLGLTPLALISAMSNSNGGLFAALASRYGDDSDVGALAILSTNDGPFYEMLFMGVAGLANIPWIALVAVVVPIIIGMILGNLDDDIRKFLAPGIMIAIPFFAFPLGAGLNLNQLVEAGGPGIILGLLTLFVTGVGSYFAYKWLVPKSLRKNDAVGAAVGTTAGNAAGTPAAFAAVDPSFAPYAAAATIQVGASIVITALLCPLLVDFLARYERKKQGLAAETSEDVIKDIGTNL